The genomic region CAACTCAGAAATCCTAAACCTTTAAGCCCTTTAAAATGGATTTCTACTTTATCAAGAAAATGGAAGAGGCATACAGTTACTTTTACCCCTATCATATCCAAGGTGTAGCAGTAGAACTGTCATCCGCACCAATCCTGAAAGCTTATAACCAGGCATATACATATGTTCCAGTAGAGCAAGCAAACAAACAAAATTGTTAATACATACGAGATAAACAGATTGACAGGTTAATAACTCAATTATAAAAGTCGCAACCAGAAATTTGTCATAGCAAGAGATTCTACAGTTTGTTGAGATACAAAGGAAACTTTCAAAAGATGCCTAATCTCCTTAATAACAAGTCCTGAAACCCTCCGAAAACCCTAATCTATATCCACATGATAGCAATCCAAGAGCTCCAACAAGAGCACAGACAGCAGTACTGCATTTTGTATTGCCTGTTGCAACTAAAGTCACTTCTTTCGGCGCTTAGGGTCCACCTGCAGGTTGTCACAATTTTGATTACTCAGTCTCAATAAAACCAGTATACACAGAATAATACTGCCTAGTCTCATAAAAAAATATAAAAAAAAGTAGTCATAGAACATGGGAAAGTTCACAACTTAACATTGGGCACATGCTACATAACAAAAAAACAATCCATTCATGCAAAGTCATCCCTGATAGTTAATAAAATGTTGCCTTCTATAAATGTTAACAACACCCCATACACCAAAAAATAAGCAAAAGAGAGGGCAATCTAACTGGTCAGATAAATATAACCAGTGATAAAAATTCCCGAATTAAAACTTTTATCTAACAAATGGACCATGACACAGACTTTGCAACAGTGGTTCATCAATGTATAGACAATCAGCTATATAACAGCAACAATTTTTTTTCTTCTTTTCTTCGGTCTGAAGAACAAATTACAACCGTAAAGAATAACAAAAGCAATACTGGGAAGTTTTCTTCTTTTTTGGTTCCTCAAAGCATCACTAGTAGTCTGATCATCATCAATAATTAATGCAATAGATACTATCCTCTAAAAGTAGTAATCAGTTGCGATATCAGACTGACATGTTCAGGCAACCACTACTTCATGCAATCAAAATATCAACTTGAACATGCACATAGTTTAACCAGAGGTAGACATGGAAATCCTGAATAAATACATTATAAATACATCGACAAATACTTGAAACTTCATATGAAGTATTACCTTGACATCATCTGCAAATGATGCTGAATATGAGTTCTCAGGCTTTTTCACATCCTCGTCAGCTGAACATTCTGAACATATATAGTGCTCCAGTTTTTTGGCTACTTCATTTGAGAGGTTCACACATGCTGGATGAAACCTACAGTCCAGTTACGAAATAACTTCATGAGTATTCAGACACATTTAAGAAAAATCATGAGAAGAATTATCAATTGGACTAAATAAAAATGGAAAAATATTCAACTACATAAAAGTTTCTTCTTTGAACTAAATTATTACTAGAGTAGTGGTCAACCGAAGTATCTACTAGGAAATCCAAATGCAAAAGAAGATTCAATAACGTTGCAACAATGATCCAAATTTCCTTCTATAAGATTCCATTTTTATATTATGAGCAGAAGCCCATCATACTCATGGAGGTAACCACTTCTTAAGCTTAAATGTGAACAATAACTTGGAAGTAATATACACATAGAACCTAAGCTTTCCATGGTGCACCTCTTGAAGTTGGTTATGGCACAAACCACCAGGAGGCAGGGAAGGTATAATAGCACACTTGCAAGTAGCACATTGCACATACACTAAAATGCATTTCCAAATCCATATGCATGAAAATATCTATATATATATATATATATATATATATATATATAGNNNNNNNNNNNNNNNNNNNNATATATATATATAGCAAGTATTCAAGATAATTATCAGAGCCATAATAGATAACCTCTTAAATGCTTTTTCTACCTTTGATTTGGTTCACTCTTTAATCAATAACTACATGCATAAACTGTTCAAGCAAGAGAAACTCCAAAACATTATAAAACCTCCAACCCACAAACTCCAACATGCCAAGAAAGCCGAGAAACATAAAGAAATTACCAATCTTTGCACTCCTCACACTGCACCATGAGGTCATCCGGGTTATACGGCATCTCACACTTGCAATACCTTCAAAACACAGAAAACACACATTTTCAATCATCAGTCACACCCACAAACACCTACATTTCCCATAACAAACACAAAACGCAAACAGAAAACTCACACAGCAACTCTATCCGGAGTAAAAGCCCCAGTAGCAGCCTTGTACTCAAACCTACAGTAGTAATCCTCAGCCCCCACATTTTCCAGCTTGGTGTAGTTCTTGAAAGAGTGAACCACACACTTGCCCTCTATTGTATTCGCACTCTGCATATCGTAATGGTCCGACAAGAACAGCTCTTTCGAGCCATGGAACTGCCTGCGCCCTCCAATAGACTCCTCAGGCCTGTAGTACCACCTCACTTTCACCTTGGCATTGCTCTTGCTGTCACTCTCAATCTTCTCGATTCGCGCCACGTATTGCGGCTTCCCCACATCCGACGGCCGCATCAGCACACAGTCTCCAGCTGCACCAACAAAACAGAAAAATAACAATCATTTAACCTCAACTTTGGCCTTGTTTTTCTCGGAAATTTTCCGAAAACCAAAATTAAAAAACAAAAAAAAAATCGGTGGTTGTTGAGAGGGGTTGGTTTACCTCTCACCACCTTGTTGGTGCCTCTGATAGTGTAGGCGTCGATGTCCTTTTTTCCGGGTCTGGTTTTGGCCATTGAGGAGATTTTCAATTTTTTTTTTTTTTCAGAGGTTGAGAAATGT from Fragaria vesca subsp. vesca linkage group LG3, FraVesHawaii_1.0, whole genome shotgun sequence harbors:
- the LOC101303781 gene encoding BAH and coiled-coil domain-containing protein 1-like, which encodes MAKTRPGKKDIDAYTIRGTNKVVRAGDCVLMRPSDVGKPQYVARIEKIESDSKSNAKVKVRWYYRPEESIGGRRQFHGSKELFLSDHYDMQSANTIEGKCVVHSFKNYTKLENVGAEDYYCRFEYKAATGAFTPDRVAVYCKCEMPYNPDDLMVQCEECKDWFHPACVNLSNEVAKKLEHYICSECSADEDVKKPENSYSASFADDVKVDPKRRKK